One window from the genome of Helicobacter pylori encodes:
- a CDS encoding type IV secretion system protein — translation MKEKPFNSEQLAFLEELLSHQEKHLENKLSGFSVNDLDMQSVFRLERNRLKIAYKLLGLMSFIALILAIVLISVLPLQKTEHHFVDFLNQDKHYAIIQRADKSISSNEALARSLIGAYVLNRESINRIDDKSRYELVRLQSSSKVWQRFEDLIKTQNSIYAQSHLEREVHIVNIAIYQQDNNPIASVSIAAKLMNENKLVYEKRYKIVLSYLFDTPDFDYASMPKNPTGFKITRYSITEIAPTNRND, via the coding sequence ATGAAAGAAAAGCCTTTCAATAGCGAGCAGTTGGCTTTTTTAGAAGAGCTTTTAAGCCACCAAGAAAAGCATTTAGAAAACAAGCTTTCTGGTTTTTCGGTGAATGATTTGGACATGCAAAGCGTGTTCAGACTGGAGAGAAACCGCTTGAAAATCGCTTATAAACTCTTAGGCTTGATGAGTTTTATCGCTCTTATCTTAGCGATCGTTTTAATCAGTGTTCTACCCTTACAAAAAACCGAACACCATTTCGTGGATTTTTTAAACCAGGACAAGCATTACGCCATTATCCAAAGAGCGGATAAAAGCATTTCCAGTAATGAAGCGTTGGCTCGTTCGCTCATTGGGGCGTATGTGTTAAACCGAGAGAGCATTAACCGCATTGACGATAAATCGCGCTATGAATTGGTGCGCTTGCAAAGCAGTTCTAAAGTGTGGCAACGCTTTGAAGATTTGATTAAAACGCAAAACAGCATCTATGCGCAAAGCCATTTAGAAAGAGAAGTCCATATCGTCAATATTGCGATCTATCAGCAAGACAATAACCCCATTGCGAGCGTTTCCATTGCCGCTAAACTAATGAATGAAAACAAGCTCGTGTATGAAAAGCGTTATAAAATCGTATTGAGTTATTTGTTTGACACCCCGGATTTTGATTACGCTTCCATGCCTAAAAACCCTACCGGCTTTAAAATCACTCGCTACAGCATCACTGAAATCGCGCCGACTAATAGGAATGATTGA
- a CDS encoding TrbG/VirB9 family P-type conjugative transfer protein, which produces MRKVLYALMGFLLAFSVLRADDFLEEANETAPAHLNHPMQDLNAIQGSFFDKNRSKMSNTLNIDYFQGQTYKIRLRYAMATLLFFSKPISDFVLGDKVGFDAKILESNDRILLIKPLQIGVDSNISVIDSEGKIFSFYVFSTTFTSSKHPNLQVFIEDKNYYSNAFLKPQNKENVLENTLENAPTNNKPLKEEKEETKEKEEETITIGDNTNAMKIVKKDIQKGYKALKSSQRKWYCLWACSKKSKLSLMPEEIFNDKQFTYFKFDKKLALSKFPVIYKVVDGYDNPVNTRIVGDYIIAEDVSAKWTLRLGKDYLCIRFIKRAKDE; this is translated from the coding sequence ATGCGTAAGGTTTTATATGCCCTCATGGGCTTTTTGTTGGCTTTTAGCGTTTTAAGAGCCGATGATTTTTTAGAAGAAGCTAACGAAACAGCCCCGGCGCATTTAAACCACCCCATGCAGGATTTAAACGCCATTCAAGGGAGCTTTTTTGACAAAAACCGCTCCAAAATGTCCAACACTTTGAACATTGATTATTTTCAAGGGCAAACTTATAAAATCCGCTTGCGTTATGCGATGGCGACTTTATTGTTTTTTTCAAAACCCATTAGCGATTTTGTTTTAGGGGATAAGGTGGGATTTGACGCGAAAATCTTAGAAAGTAACGATCGTATTTTACTCATCAAACCCTTACAAATTGGCGTGGATTCCAATATCAGCGTGATTGATAGCGAAGGTAAGATTTTTTCTTTCTATGTGTTTTCTACCACTTTCACCAGCTCCAAACACCCTAATTTACAGGTTTTTATAGAAGATAAAAACTATTATTCTAACGCTTTTTTGAAGCCGCAAAATAAAGAAAATGTCCTTGAAAATACCCTTGAAAATGCCCCCACAAACAACAAACCCTTAAAAGAAGAAAAAGAAGAAACCAAAGAAAAAGAAGAAGAGACTATAACTATTGGCGATAACACTAATGCGATGAAAATCGTTAAAAAAGACATTCAAAAAGGCTATAAGGCTTTAAAAAGCTCTCAAAGGAAATGGTATTGTTTATGGGCTTGTTCTAAAAAATCCAAACTCTCTTTGATGCCTGAAGAAATTTTTAACGACAAGCAATTCACTTATTTCAAATTTGACAAAAAATTAGCGCTCTCTAAATTCCCGGTGATTTATAAAGTCGTTGATGGCTATGATAACCCGGTGAATACTAGGATTGTAGGCGATTACATTATCGCTGAAGATGTTTCGGCTAAATGGACTTTAAGGCTGGGTAAGGACTATCTGTGCATCCGTTTTATCAAAAGGGCTAAAGATGAATAA
- a CDS encoding DNA type IV secretion system protein ComB10, whose translation MNKWLKGALIVAGGFATITTISLVYHQKPKAPLNNQPSLLNDDEVKYPLQDYTFTQNPQPTNTESSKDATIKALQEQLKAALKALNSKEMNYSKEETFTSPPMDLKTNTTPPKKDFSLKQLDLLAARITPFKQSPKNYEENLIFPMDNPKGIDGFTNLKEKDIATNENKLLRTITADKMIPAFLITPISSQIAGKVIAQVESDIFAHMGKAVLIPKGSKVIGYYSNNNKMGEYRLDIVWSRIITPHGINIMLTNAKGADIKGYNGLVGELIERNFQRYGVPLLLSTLTNGLLIGITSALNNRGNKEGATNFFGDYLLMQLMRQSGMGINQVVNQILRDKSKIAPIVVIREGSRVFISPNTDIFFPIPRENEVIAEFLK comes from the coding sequence ATGAATAAGTGGCTTAAGGGAGCGTTGATTGTTGCAGGGGGTTTTGCAACGATTACAACCATTTCTTTAGTCTATCATCAAAAGCCAAAAGCCCCCTTAAATAACCAACCTAGCCTTTTGAATGACGATGAGGTGAAATACCCCTTACAAGACTACACCTTCACTCAAAACCCACAGCCAACTAACACAGAAAGCTCCAAAGACGCTACCATCAAAGCCTTACAAGAACAGCTCAAAGCCGCTTTAAAAGCCCTAAACTCCAAAGAAATGAATTATTCTAAAGAAGAGACTTTTACTAGCCCTCCCATGGATTTAAAAACAAACACAACCCCCCCTAAAAAAGATTTTTCTTTAAAGCAATTAGATTTATTAGCCGCTCGCATCACCCCTTTCAAACAAAGCCCTAAAAATTACGAAGAAAACCTGATTTTCCCCATGGATAACCCTAAGGGCATTGATGGTTTCACTAACCTTAAAGAAAAAGACATTGCCACCAATGAAAACAAGCTTTTACGCACCATTACAGCGGATAAAATGATACCCGCCTTTTTGATCACGCCCATTTCTAGCCAGATCGCTGGTAAAGTGATTGCGCAAGTGGAGAGCGATATTTTCGCTCACATGGGCAAAGCTGTTTTAATCCCCAAAGGCTCTAAGGTCATAGGCTATTACAGCAACAACAACAAAATGGGCGAATACCGCTTGGATATTGTATGGAGCCGCATCATCACTCCCCATGGCATTAATATCATGCTCACTAACGCTAAAGGGGCGGATATTAAAGGCTATAACGGCTTGGTGGGGGAATTGATTGAAAGGAATTTCCAGCGCTATGGCGTGCCGTTACTGCTTTCTACGCTCACTAACGGCCTATTGATTGGGATCACTTCGGCTTTAAACAACAGAGGCAATAAAGAAGGAGCCACCAATTTCTTTGGGGATTATCTTTTAATGCAATTGATGAGGCAAAGCGGTATGGGGATCAATCAAGTGGTCAATCAAATTTTAAGAGACAAGAGCAAAATCGCTCCTATTGTGGTGATTAGAGAGGGGAGTAGGGTTTTCATTTCGCCCAATACTGACATCTTTTTCCCTATACCCAGAGAGAATGAAGTCATCGCTGAGTTTTTGAAGTGA